A stretch of Glandiceps talaboti chromosome 18, keGlaTala1.1, whole genome shotgun sequence DNA encodes these proteins:
- the LOC144449652 gene encoding cartilage acidic protein 1-like, with protein MFESLTDAVFDELSNPSQLNYGVAVSDVDNDGEMEWIVAGYNGPNLVLKWDNSSQMLNNIAVDDPSSPFYNIRNVAGNAIGVAACDVDGDGREEIYFLNTNNAYSGRATYSDKLFKYRNGAFVDLFQDEVNLDTIRLYAGRSVACVDRKGTGRYSIVVANYASRNTGPFGLIEMVEEESDVAAGHIVLRDVAQEANINRLTGGRGVTVGPILNDEGKSDIFCDNEWGSNFLFQNQGNGKFVNVAYRARIADRYEHGRGVALADLNGDELLDIVYGNWMGPHRIFIQEKRGERRTFRNIAPKDYEKPSPIRTVIVADFNNDGNLEIFQNNIVYGGEAPNHVFRVKRKTDGADPEIKEMPIGDALEPYGYGTGGAVADLNNDGMLELLLAHGESSRQPLTMYRAKTNGNANWLRVMPKTAQGAPARGALVKTNTTDGRIDVRVIDGGSGYLCQMEPVAHFGLGDAVINFVEVVWPDGERRSRRVDILEMNSVIIMEHPSNVPDQQDVSESEAVIGVVNVE; from the exons ATATAACGGTCCGAATCTAGTTCTCAAATGGGACAACTCCTCACAAATGTTAAACAACATTGCTGTCGACGATCCCTCGTCACCGTTTTACAATATTCGAAACGTGGCAGGTAATGCTATTGGTGTTGCCGCCTGCGATGTTGATGGGGACGGAAGAGAAGAAATCTATTTTCTCAACACTAACAACGCCTACTCTGGAAGGGCTACTTACAGTGACAAACTGTTTAAGTACAGAAATGGGGCCTTTGTAGACTTGTTCcaagatgaggttaacctagacACAATCAGGTTATATGCAG GTCGGTCAGTTGCATGTGTAGATCGTAAAGGCACAGGTCGCTACTCTATCGTGGTTGCTAACTATGCAAGTCGAAATACTGGACCGTTTGGTCTTATTGAAATGGTAGAAGAGGAAAGTGATGTTGCTGCTGGTCATATTGTGCTCAGAGATGTCGCTCAAGAAGCCAACATAAACCGACTAACAG GTGGACGAGGAGTCACTGTCGGGCCAATCCTGAACGATGAGGGGAAGTCTGACATCTTTTGTGACAATGAATGGGGCTCAAATTTTCTCTTTCAGAACCAGGGAAATGGAAAATTTGTTAACGTTGCGTATAGAGCAA GAATCGCCGATAGATACGAGCATGGTCGTGGGGTGGCGCTAGCCGATTTAAATGGTGATGAGTTACTCGACATAGTGTATGGTAATTGGATGGGTCCACATAGGATCTTTATACAGGAAAAGAGGGGTGAAAGGAGAACATTCAGG AACATTGCCCCCAAGGATTATGAAAAGCCGTCACCCATCCGTACTGTCATCGTTGCTGACTTCAACAATGACGGAAACCTTgagatatttcaaaataacatcGTCTATGGAGGAGAGGCTCCGAATCATGTGTTCAGAGTCAAGAGAAAAACCGATGGTGCTGATCCAGAAATTAAGGAAATGCCAATTGGTGATGCTCTGGAACCTTATGGATATGGAACAG GTGGCGCTGTAGCTGACTTGAACAACGATGGAATGCTGGAGTTGCTGTTAGCACATGGCGAATCCAGCAGACAACCACTCACCATGTACCGTGCCAAAACCAATGGGAATGCAAACTGGCTCAGAGTCATGCCCAAAACAGCACAAGGGGCTCCTGCTCGGGGTGCACTCGTTAAAACCAACACAACCGATGGGCGAATTGACGTACGTGTCATTGATGGAGGTTCTGGCTATCTTTGTCAGATGGAACCCGTCGCTCACTTCGGTCTCGGAGATGCTGTTATAAACTTTGTCGAAGTTGTTTGGCCTGATGGTGAAAGACGTTCTAGACGTGTAGACATCCTTGAAATGAATAGCGTTATAATCATGGAGCATCCAAGTAACGTTCCAGACCAACAGGACGTCAGCGAATCGGAAGCTGTGATTGGTGTGGTCAACGTAGAGTGA
- the LOC144448961 gene encoding cytidine deaminase-like, producing the protein MESTEEFKKLLSECHKAKENAYCPYSKFRVGCAVITEDGHMYSGCNVENASYGVSICAERTTLSKAVTEGYRKFKAIAVGTDIPNAFNGPCGACRQFILEFGECEIFLVKPDLTYMKLPFDQLLPLSFGPKDLEADRI; encoded by the exons ATGGAATCGACAG AGGAATTCAAGAAACTACTAAGTGAATGTCACAAGGCCAAGGAGAATGCATATTGTCCGTATAGTAAATTCAGGGTGGGTTGTGCCGTGATAACTGAAGACGGACACATGTACTCAG GATGCAATGTTGAAAATGCAAGTTACGGAGTATCAATCTGCGCTGAAAGAACAACGCTATCCAAAGCAGTCACAGAGGGTTACCGTAAATTCAAAGCCATTGCAGTAGGAAC GGATATACCGAATGCGTTCAATGGTCCATGTGGAGCATGTAGACAGTTTATACTGGAG TTTGGAGAGTGTGAGATCTTCCTGGTAAAGCCTGATTTGACGTACATGAAATTGCCCTTTGACCAGCTTCTACCGTTGAGTTTTGGTCCCAAAGACCTTGAGGCCGACAGGATATGA